Proteins encoded in a region of the Camelus bactrianus isolate YW-2024 breed Bactrian camel chromosome 36, ASM4877302v1, whole genome shotgun sequence genome:
- the LOC141576140 gene encoding trafficking protein particle complex subunit 9-like — MQDDSWLFVFVLKGKLTEQLRTDVALYPSYEDCGTVEKRIKEFIASLFIVLESEHLDRAANNFGDKIPLLCIPFANKDLVGLDTDSRCPHLQRH; from the coding sequence ATGCAGGACGATTCGTGGCTCTTCGTCTTTGTGCTGAAGGGCAAGCTCACAGAGCAGCTGCGCACTGATGTGGCCTTGTACCCCAGCTACGAGGACTGTGGGacggtggagaagaggatcaaggAGTTCATCGCGTCGCTCTTCATCGTGCTCGAGTCCGAACACCTAGACAGGGCCGCCAACAATTTTGGGGacaagatccccctcctctgcatcccATTTGCGAATAAGGACttggtgggactggacacagacagcag